One genomic segment of Nocardia spumae includes these proteins:
- a CDS encoding alpha/beta fold hydrolase produces MGPTHRFVETNGIRLHIAEQGQGYPVVFCHGFPHGWFVWHRQVGALAAAGYHAIAPDLRGYGSTEAPAGVEACTNRAVIDDLLGLLDDIGADRAVFVGLDFGAQLVWELALRAPERVAGIVVLNNPYAPRPPKAPSEFWTRAAQRHFLHLSYFQEPGVADAELAARPREFLSRVYYALSGEFHYLDTWKNPPGIGYLDALPQAPALPWSWLPEAEFDTLAAEFDRTGFTGGLTWYRALDRNWELTEGLPTTVPVPTYFLYGENDPDMEGFSGRDPLAVLRAHVPDLRAVEKVPGAGHLVQLERTGAVNDFLLRHLSELRGSDPAPR; encoded by the coding sequence GTGGGGCCGACGCATCGGTTCGTGGAGACCAACGGGATTCGGTTGCATATCGCCGAACAGGGCCAGGGGTATCCGGTGGTCTTCTGTCACGGATTTCCGCACGGCTGGTTCGTATGGCATCGGCAGGTGGGGGCCCTCGCGGCGGCGGGATATCACGCGATCGCCCCGGACCTGCGTGGTTACGGGAGCACCGAGGCGCCCGCAGGTGTGGAGGCGTGCACCAATCGCGCGGTGATCGATGATCTGCTCGGCCTGCTCGACGATATCGGCGCCGACCGCGCCGTCTTCGTGGGCCTGGACTTCGGTGCGCAGCTGGTCTGGGAGCTGGCCCTGCGCGCACCGGAACGGGTCGCCGGGATCGTGGTACTGAACAATCCCTATGCGCCGCGTCCGCCGAAGGCGCCCTCGGAGTTCTGGACCCGTGCGGCACAACGGCATTTCCTGCACCTGTCGTATTTCCAGGAGCCCGGTGTGGCCGACGCCGAACTCGCCGCCCGCCCCCGGGAATTCCTGTCCCGCGTCTACTACGCGCTCAGCGGTGAGTTCCACTACCTGGACACCTGGAAGAACCCGCCGGGCATCGGCTACCTCGACGCGCTGCCGCAGGCACCCGCGCTGCCCTGGTCATGGTTGCCCGAAGCCGAATTCGACACGCTGGCGGCGGAATTCGACCGGACCGGCTTCACCGGCGGCCTGACCTGGTATCGGGCCCTGGACCGCAACTGGGAACTGACCGAGGGACTGCCGACCACGGTGCCGGTGCCGACCTACTTCCTCTACGGCGAGAACGATCCGGATATGGAGGGGTTCAGCGGGCGTGATCCACTGGCGGTGCTGCGCGCGCACGTGCCGGATCTGCGTGCGGTGGAGAAGGTTCCGGGTGCGGGGCATCTCGTGCAGCTGGAAAGAACCGGCGCGGTGAACGACTTCCTGCTGCGTCACCTCTCCGAACTGCGGGGGAGCGACCCGGCGCCGCGGTGA
- a CDS encoding LysR family transcriptional regulator, giving the protein MNLELRHLRAYLVLCEERNYTRAAARLHTTQPSLTRTVQQAERVFDCRLIERSARRFALTEEGEYLLAAARRILGDVDTVVSDLRMRAGVSVGFSWLLPDDWFTDVRTRFEARGGRVEIHRIDDPIAAVTAGQIDIALYRKDIRLPATVAGRIIGTERRVAAVAANSAPAGAGALRWQDLVRYPLVVNTVSGTTDETSWPATDADREIITCTNFDEWIELIAAGRGIGAVPELARSRAPHPGVVYLDIPDAPASQLRLAWRTRPVPGRSVQSFLDMALGG; this is encoded by the coding sequence ATGAATCTGGAGTTGCGGCATCTGCGCGCCTACCTCGTGCTGTGCGAGGAGCGCAACTACACCCGCGCCGCCGCCCGGCTGCACACGACTCAACCGTCTCTGACCCGCACGGTGCAGCAGGCCGAACGGGTGTTCGATTGCCGGTTGATCGAACGCAGTGCGCGCCGGTTCGCGCTGACCGAGGAGGGGGAGTACCTGCTCGCGGCCGCGCGGCGCATCCTCGGTGACGTGGACACCGTGGTCTCGGACTTGCGCATGCGGGCGGGGGTGTCGGTCGGGTTCTCCTGGCTGCTGCCCGACGACTGGTTCACCGATGTGCGAACGCGCTTCGAAGCCCGCGGCGGGCGAGTCGAAATCCATCGAATCGACGATCCGATCGCGGCGGTGACGGCCGGACAGATCGATATCGCGTTGTATCGCAAGGATATTCGCCTGCCCGCTACGGTGGCGGGCCGGATCATCGGTACCGAGCGGCGGGTGGCCGCGGTCGCGGCGAACTCGGCGCCGGCGGGCGCGGGCGCGTTGCGCTGGCAGGATCTCGTTCGTTACCCGCTGGTGGTCAACACCGTCTCGGGCACCACCGACGAAACCAGCTGGCCCGCAACCGATGCCGACCGTGAGATCATCACCTGCACGAATTTCGACGAATGGATCGAATTGATCGCCGCCGGCCGGGGCATCGGCGCCGTCCCCGAACTCGCCCGATCCCGGGCTCCCCATCCGGGGGTGGTCTACCTCGATATCCCGGATGCTCCGGCCTCACAACTGCGGCTGGCCTGGCGCACCCGCCCCGTTCCGGGCCGATCGGTGCAGAGCTTTCTCGATATGGCGCTGGGTGGGTAG
- a CDS encoding SDR family NAD(P)-dependent oxidoreductase — MNGILTDRVAVVTGASRGIGKGIALELGAAGATVYVTGRSEQTGQLPGTVAGTAAEIDELGGHGVPFVCDHRDDDAVARLFETVRSAQGRLDVLVNNVYNSPASARWLGKPFWEVPPSAWDEGFDVGVRSHYAAAHYAAPLLIESGGLIVDISSPGAEHFTHNVVYGVGKAAVDRLTADMAHDLSGTDVTVVSLWPGIVDTELLQLVPADAQGRRLITLPGEGTFDLNDAETPRFAGRAVVALAADPSRRDRTGRSWRVADLAETYGFTDVDGRVPRTG; from the coding sequence GTGAACGGAATACTCACCGACCGGGTAGCGGTCGTCACCGGAGCCAGCCGCGGAATCGGCAAGGGGATCGCGCTGGAACTCGGTGCGGCCGGCGCGACGGTGTACGTGACCGGCCGCTCCGAGCAGACCGGACAACTTCCCGGCACCGTGGCCGGGACCGCCGCCGAGATCGACGAACTGGGCGGGCACGGCGTGCCGTTCGTCTGTGATCACCGCGACGACGACGCGGTGGCGCGGTTGTTCGAGACCGTGCGCTCCGCACAGGGCCGGCTCGATGTCCTGGTCAACAATGTCTACAACTCTCCCGCCTCGGCACGCTGGCTGGGCAAGCCGTTCTGGGAGGTGCCGCCGTCCGCCTGGGACGAAGGCTTCGATGTCGGCGTGCGCTCCCATTACGCCGCCGCCCATTACGCGGCGCCGCTACTGATCGAATCCGGCGGGCTGATCGTCGACATCTCCTCCCCGGGCGCGGAACACTTCACCCACAACGTGGTCTATGGCGTCGGCAAGGCCGCCGTCGACCGGCTCACCGCGGATATGGCGCACGATCTGTCCGGGACCGACGTCACGGTGGTGTCGCTGTGGCCCGGCATCGTCGATACCGAACTGCTGCAACTGGTTCCGGCCGATGCGCAGGGGCGCCGACTGATCACGCTGCCCGGCGAGGGGACCTTCGATCTCAACGACGCGGAGACCCCGCGTTTCGCCGGGCGCGCTGTGGTGGCACTGGCCGCCGACCCGTCCCGGCGCGACCGCACCGGGCGATCCTGGCGGGTGGCCGATCTGGCCGAGACCTACGGTTTCACCGATGTCGACGGCCGCGTGCCCCGTACCGGATAA
- a CDS encoding SDR family oxidoreductase encodes MSGRLAGRVALISGGASGMGASHARAFVAEGARVMLGDIADDAGRALAAELGEHAAYVHLDVTESTDWEAAVAATVERFGRLNVLVNNAGVLDGGPLGTYTEKQWQRVIDINLTGPFLGLSAARDALVAARPAAVVNISSAAGMQGVGGMHGYTASKFGVRGLTKSAALELAPEGVRVNSVHPGGIMTPMIGVTGEVVVDRADNVRARLGMPGEVSDVVVFLASTESSYCTGAEFVVDGGMTAGSVVG; translated from the coding sequence ATGAGTGGACGTTTAGCCGGACGAGTCGCCCTGATCAGCGGCGGTGCCTCGGGTATGGGCGCCTCCCACGCGCGGGCCTTCGTGGCCGAGGGGGCGCGGGTGATGCTGGGTGATATCGCCGACGACGCGGGGCGCGCGCTGGCCGCCGAACTCGGTGAACACGCCGCCTACGTGCACCTCGACGTCACCGAGTCCACCGATTGGGAGGCCGCGGTCGCCGCGACCGTCGAACGGTTCGGCCGGTTGAACGTCCTGGTCAACAATGCGGGCGTGCTCGACGGCGGGCCGCTGGGCACCTACACCGAGAAGCAGTGGCAGCGGGTCATCGATATCAACCTGACCGGTCCGTTCCTGGGCTTGAGCGCCGCCCGCGACGCACTGGTGGCCGCCCGGCCCGCCGCGGTGGTCAATATCTCCTCCGCCGCCGGGATGCAGGGCGTCGGCGGGATGCACGGCTATACCGCGTCCAAATTCGGGGTGCGGGGTCTGACCAAGTCGGCCGCGCTGGAACTCGCGCCCGAGGGCGTGCGGGTCAACTCGGTGCATCCCGGCGGCATCATGACCCCCATGATCGGTGTCACCGGGGAGGTCGTGGTCGATCGCGCCGACAATGTGCGCGCCCGGCTGGGAATGCCCGGTGAGGTGTCGGATGTGGTGGTCTTTCTGGCCAGTACCGAATCCAGCTACTGCACCGGTGCGGAATTCGTCGTCGACGGCGGCATGACGGCCGGTTCGGTGGTGGGCTGA
- the pgl gene encoding 6-phosphogluconolactonase, with protein MSKPQVEVFAGTEELVAAAAARFVEIVTAAQAERGSASVVLTGGGTGIGLLELVRKSPGAIDFGTLDVFWGDERFVPAGDAERNELQARRALLDHVPVDPARVHPVATSDGEYPDPVEAAAEYSTALHAHLAEHGAFDLHLLGMGGEGHVNSLFPHTAAVAEEHELVVAVTDSPKPPSVRVTLTLPAVAQARHVVLVVGGAAKAEAVAAALAGASPLDIPAAGAHGSHTTTWLLDESAAAELA; from the coding sequence ATGAGTAAGCCACAGGTCGAGGTGTTCGCCGGGACCGAGGAACTGGTGGCCGCGGCCGCGGCGCGATTCGTGGAGATCGTGACCGCCGCACAGGCCGAGCGCGGTTCGGCCTCGGTGGTACTCACCGGCGGCGGTACCGGAATCGGACTCCTCGAACTCGTGCGGAAATCTCCCGGCGCCATCGACTTCGGCACGTTGGACGTGTTCTGGGGCGATGAGCGGTTCGTACCGGCCGGCGACGCCGAACGCAACGAACTGCAGGCGCGGCGGGCACTGCTGGATCATGTCCCGGTCGATCCCGCCCGGGTGCATCCGGTCGCGACCTCCGACGGCGAGTATCCGGATCCGGTGGAGGCCGCCGCCGAATACTCCACCGCCCTCCACGCCCACCTCGCCGAGCACGGCGCATTCGATCTGCATCTGCTCGGGATGGGTGGCGAGGGACATGTGAATTCGCTGTTCCCCCACACCGCTGCGGTCGCCGAGGAACACGAACTCGTTGTCGCCGTGACGGATTCGCCGAAGCCGCCGTCGGTGCGGGTTACCCTGACCCTGCCCGCGGTCGCCCAGGCCCGGCATGTGGTGCTGGTGGTCGGCGGCGCGGCCAAGGCCGAGGCGGTCGCCGCGGCGCTGGCGGGCGCCTCCCCACTCGACATCCCGGCGGCCGGTGCGCACGGGAGCCACACCACGACGTGGCTGCTGGACGAGAGCGCGGCCGCCGAACTGGCCTGA
- the secG gene encoding preprotein translocase subunit SecG, whose translation MEMFLDILLVITSVLLVLLVLLHRAKGGGLSSLFGGGVQSSLSGSTVVEKNLDRITIFVGLIWFIAVIGIGFEIKFA comes from the coding sequence ATGGAAATGTTCCTGGATATCCTCCTGGTGATCACCAGCGTGTTGCTGGTGCTGCTGGTGTTGTTGCACCGTGCGAAGGGTGGAGGCTTGTCCAGCCTGTTCGGTGGCGGTGTGCAGTCGAGCCTGTCCGGATCCACGGTGGTCGAGAAGAACCTCGACCGCATCACCATTTTCGTGGGCCTGATCTGGTTCATCGCCGTCATCGGTATCGGCTTCGAGATCAAGTTCGCCTGA
- a CDS encoding NADH:flavin oxidoreductase, with protein sequence MNDIFEPVDLGPITLRNRVIKAATFEGRTPEALVTDELIDFHREMAAGGLGMSTVAYCATAPGGRTDRHQIWMRPAAVPGLRRLTDAIHAEGAKASAQIGHAGPVANAASNQAPTLAPTRLLSPLSMKMMQSPSVAEIQDLVAAHARAALLAEEAGFDAVELHFGHNYLVSSFLSPLLNRRKDGYGGSLANRARMAREIATAVREAVGGRLAILAKLNMEDGVRGGFSLAESIRVASWLEADGGLDALELTAGSSLLNPMLYFHGDAPRQAFAKVLPGPARFGFRLIGKAFLREYPYHGTYLLERARQFRRELSMPLILLGGVTDIDDMERARREGFEFVAMGRALLREPDLLQRIRFDATTRSACIHCNECMPSIYTGTRCVLRLHGPAVPAS encoded by the coding sequence GTGAACGATATCTTCGAACCCGTCGATCTGGGCCCGATCACCTTGCGCAACAGGGTGATCAAGGCCGCCACCTTCGAAGGCCGGACCCCCGAGGCGCTGGTCACCGACGAACTCATCGACTTCCACCGGGAGATGGCGGCCGGCGGGCTCGGGATGAGTACCGTCGCCTACTGCGCGACCGCGCCGGGCGGCCGCACCGATCGCCACCAGATCTGGATGCGCCCCGCGGCGGTTCCGGGCCTGCGGCGGCTCACCGATGCCATTCACGCCGAGGGGGCCAAAGCCAGCGCTCAGATCGGTCACGCCGGACCGGTCGCCAACGCCGCCTCCAATCAGGCTCCGACGCTGGCGCCCACCCGATTGCTGTCGCCGCTGAGTATGAAGATGATGCAGTCGCCGTCGGTGGCCGAGATCCAGGATCTGGTCGCCGCGCACGCCCGGGCGGCCCTGCTGGCCGAAGAGGCCGGATTCGACGCCGTGGAACTGCATTTCGGTCACAACTATCTGGTCAGCTCGTTCCTGAGTCCGCTGCTGAATCGGCGCAAGGACGGCTACGGCGGGTCGCTGGCCAACCGCGCCCGCATGGCCCGCGAGATCGCCACCGCGGTGCGCGAGGCCGTCGGTGGCCGCCTCGCGATTCTGGCCAAGCTGAATATGGAAGACGGTGTGCGCGGCGGCTTCTCACTCGCCGAATCGATTCGGGTCGCGTCCTGGCTCGAGGCCGACGGCGGACTGGACGCCCTCGAGCTCACCGCGGGCAGTTCGCTGCTCAATCCCATGCTCTACTTCCACGGCGATGCGCCGCGGCAGGCGTTCGCCAAAGTCCTGCCCGGCCCGGCGCGGTTCGGCTTCAGGCTCATCGGCAAGGCTTTTCTGCGCGAATACCCGTATCACGGAACGTATCTGCTCGAGCGCGCCCGCCAGTTCCGGCGCGAATTGTCGATGCCGCTGATCCTGCTCGGCGGGGTCACCGATATCGACGATATGGAGCGGGCGCGGCGCGAGGGATTCGAATTCGTCGCCATGGGCCGTGCGCTGCTGCGGGAACCCGATCTGCTGCAACGGATCCGCTTCGACGCCACCACCCGCTCGGCCTGCATCCACTGCAACGAATGTATGCCGAGCATCTACACCGGCACCCGATGTGTCCTGCGGTTGCACGGGCCCGCCGTGCCCGCGAGCTGA
- a CDS encoding YbfB/YjiJ family MFS transporter: MTIAPTRHASLAPALRASAGLAAAMGIGRFAFTPLLPVMIDAGRLSAHTGAVVAAANYAGYLIGAVAAARFPEYQGRSAFRVAGAALILSEAAMAVPAPTLFPVVLRVIAGIASAVLFIGCAQIAARHENRRRAAGIAFAGVGSGIAATGALVLIAQSALSWQALWLASAALTAVLVWPALSLDIRGGTRTGAATVRVRSSWRLLQLTYFLEGVGYIVLGTFLVAAVDAAGHRAAGTAIWIVVGLAAAPATIVWGAMARRMTPAVALVCALLLQTVSALLPALSAGIWPAVVSAALFGATFMGITLLALEIGSDLAGPGAAATLTAGYGLGQMLGPLVVAPVLGDSYDAAFTIAAVTLVVAAGAALAIVPRRRSRGGPADAEPPAPVRRT, translated from the coding sequence GTGACCATCGCACCCACCCGACACGCCTCCTTGGCGCCCGCGCTGCGCGCCTCGGCGGGTTTGGCCGCGGCCATGGGAATCGGCCGTTTCGCCTTCACGCCGCTACTGCCGGTGATGATCGACGCCGGACGGCTCAGTGCCCATACCGGAGCGGTCGTCGCCGCCGCCAACTACGCCGGCTACCTCATCGGCGCGGTGGCAGCGGCGAGATTTCCGGAATATCAGGGCCGCAGCGCTTTTCGCGTGGCCGGTGCGGCGCTGATCCTGAGCGAGGCGGCGATGGCCGTCCCCGCGCCGACACTGTTTCCGGTGGTTCTGCGGGTGATCGCCGGTATCGCCAGCGCGGTGTTGTTCATCGGCTGCGCCCAGATCGCCGCCCGTCACGAAAATCGCAGGCGCGCGGCGGGTATCGCCTTCGCCGGCGTCGGGTCGGGCATCGCGGCCACGGGCGCGCTCGTTCTGATCGCGCAATCGGCGCTGTCGTGGCAGGCACTGTGGCTGGCCTCGGCCGCGCTCACCGCCGTGCTGGTGTGGCCCGCACTGAGTCTCGATATTCGCGGCGGTACCCGCACGGGGGCGGCGACGGTACGTGTGCGGAGCTCGTGGCGGTTGCTGCAGCTGACCTATTTCCTCGAGGGCGTCGGCTATATCGTGCTGGGCACATTCCTCGTCGCCGCGGTCGATGCGGCGGGTCACCGCGCGGCCGGAACCGCGATCTGGATCGTGGTGGGCCTCGCCGCGGCGCCGGCGACGATCGTCTGGGGTGCGATGGCGCGCCGGATGACCCCGGCGGTGGCGCTGGTCTGCGCGCTCCTTCTGCAGACCGTCTCGGCTCTGCTGCCCGCACTGTCGGCCGGTATCTGGCCCGCGGTCGTCTCGGCGGCGCTGTTCGGCGCGACCTTCATGGGCATCACGCTGCTGGCCCTGGAAATCGGCAGCGATCTGGCCGGACCGGGGGCGGCGGCGACGCTGACCGCCGGCTACGGGCTGGGTCAGATGCTCGGGCCGCTGGTCGTGGCACCGGTACTGGGAGACAGCTACGACGCCGCGTTCACCATCGCGGCGGTGACTCTGGTGGTGGCCGCCGGTGCGGCGCTGGCGATCGTGCCGCGCCGGCGGAGTCGCGGCGGTCCCGCCGACGCGGAACCGCCTGCCCCGGTCAGGCGAACTTGA
- a CDS encoding flavin reductase family protein, with the protein MDDTEVFDAVIAAADAPIYVVTVTNRSQRAGCVVGFATQVSVDPRRFLLCLSKLNYTYRVAVEASHVAVHLVDSGSHALARLFGAETGDELDKFSWCRWHPGPAGVVVLDDAAAWFAAEILERHDFGDHVGLLLTPIGGAAPSAGIEGLRADDLAGLTPGHPA; encoded by the coding sequence ATGGATGACACGGAGGTGTTCGACGCGGTGATCGCAGCGGCAGACGCCCCGATCTACGTCGTGACCGTGACGAACCGGTCGCAACGCGCGGGCTGCGTGGTCGGATTCGCCACCCAGGTCAGCGTCGATCCGCGCCGGTTTCTGCTGTGCCTGTCGAAACTCAACTACACCTATCGGGTGGCCGTCGAGGCCTCACATGTGGCGGTGCACCTGGTCGATTCCGGCTCGCACGCGCTGGCCCGGCTCTTCGGCGCCGAAACCGGTGACGAACTGGATAAATTCAGTTGGTGCCGGTGGCATCCGGGACCTGCCGGTGTGGTGGTGCTCGATGACGCCGCCGCCTGGTTCGCCGCCGAAATCCTCGAACGCCACGATTTCGGTGATCATGTGGGCCTGCTGCTCACGCCGATCGGTGGTGCGGCACCCTCGGCGGGGATCGAGGGCCTGCGCGCCGACGATCTCGCCGGACTGACTCCGGGACATCCCGCCTGA